From the Arthrobacter sp. PM3 genome, one window contains:
- a CDS encoding fumarylacetoacetate hydrolase family protein: MRLLTLRLSDGNGTSTTAVRQDGDTLTEIPGFSDVGALLQDPTWEATAKAASGATHPLEGADLAAVVPAPGKIICVGHNYRNHIKEMGREVPEFPTLFAKYQESLIGPNDDLALPQESDAVDWEAELAVVIGKKGRRISEADAAGHIAGYAVLNDVSMRDYQFRTIQWLQGKTWEKSTPFGPALVTKDEFTAGPLMTSEVDGEIQQQTPTGDLVFTPEYLVSYISTIITLNPGDVIATGTAGGVGHAQDPKRYLQEGQVLVTTIEGLGQLKNRVVKEA, from the coding sequence ATGAGACTCCTCACTCTCCGCCTTTCCGACGGCAACGGCACGAGCACGACGGCGGTCCGCCAGGACGGCGACACCCTCACCGAAATTCCGGGCTTCTCCGACGTGGGCGCCCTGCTGCAGGACCCCACTTGGGAAGCCACCGCGAAGGCGGCCAGCGGCGCCACCCATCCGCTTGAGGGCGCCGACCTTGCCGCCGTCGTGCCCGCCCCGGGCAAGATCATCTGCGTGGGCCACAACTACCGCAACCACATCAAGGAAATGGGCCGCGAGGTCCCCGAGTTCCCCACCCTGTTCGCCAAGTACCAGGAATCCCTGATCGGCCCCAACGACGACCTGGCCCTCCCGCAGGAATCCGACGCCGTCGACTGGGAGGCCGAGCTCGCCGTCGTGATCGGCAAGAAGGGCCGCCGGATCAGCGAAGCGGACGCCGCCGGGCACATCGCCGGCTACGCCGTCCTGAACGATGTCAGCATGCGCGACTACCAGTTCCGCACCATCCAGTGGCTGCAGGGCAAGACCTGGGAGAAGTCCACCCCGTTCGGCCCGGCGCTGGTCACCAAGGACGAATTCACCGCCGGCCCGCTCATGACCTCCGAGGTGGACGGTGAGATCCAGCAGCAAACCCCCACCGGCGACCTCGTCTTCACCCCCGAGTACCTGGTGTCCTACATTTCCACCATCATCACCCTGAACCCGGGCGACGTGATTGCCACCGGCACCGCGGGCGGCGTCGGCCACGCCCAGGATCCCAAGCGGTACCTGCAGGAGGGCCAGGTCCTGGTCACGACCATCGAGGGGCTGGGCCAGCTGAAGAACCGCGTGGTCAAGGAGGCCTGA